The window GTTCTCAACTGTCCATGTGTTTCATAAAAATGATGGTTCTGCCGCTTCTTTGGATGAGGCAGATGACCCAAATGACCCTTTCTTCTTGGTTCCTAACCGGAAGAGTAGCCGCAAGGCTACAAAATCCTAATCACTTTTTGAATCATGTTTTTTGCGTGGAATGTAAGAGGTCTGAATAGAGATACACGCCACACATCAGTCAAGGACTGGATTGGAAAAAATAAACCACTTTTTGGTGCGTACTTAGAAACGCGTATACAACACAGTAACTCTTCTCGGATTTTAGGAGCTCTTCCTCCAGGATGGAAGTTTTTTGCTAACTCAGATGGTCAATCTACGGCTAGGATCATTGTTGTTTGGCACCCTAGTGTCTTGGTGACGATATATCAGGCAACACCTCAAATGGTTACCTGCGGAGTGTTTATTTTGGCGCAAAACCTCTCCCTCACGGTCAGCTTCGTTTATGGATTTAATCAAGTGGAAGAAAGGCAGCAACTGTGGGATGAGTTGGCATCTATCAATACAACTACACCAGCATCGAGATTTCCGTGGGCTGTATTAGGTGATTTCAATCAGATACTGAGATCAGACCAAAACTCTCAACACCTAAATGGCGAAGTTGATACAGCTGGAATGGATGATTTTAACTTGGCTTTGCAGGAAGCTGAGTTGTTTGAGGCACAATCGAACGGCCTTACTTACTCTTGGTGGAATAATCAAGAGGCAAACCCAGTTTCTAAGAAGATTGATCACGCTTTGTTTAACCATCACTGGGCTCACTCCTTTCCAGACTCTTTCTGCGAATTCCTTGAGCCGGAACAATCAGATCACGCCCCGTGTTTGGTGAAAATGCCGTCTCAGACCAGACGTGCTCCTAAACCATTCAAGTTCTTCCACCATACCATAGACCATCCGGACTTCCTTGATACGGTAAAGGATGCGTGGAGCTTTGATACTATCCAAGGGTCCCTGCAGTTCAAGCTTGCTAGATCTTTAAAGCTCCTGAAACCGGCTCTTAGGAGATTAAACACTAGACACTACAGTGGCATTTCAATGCGAGTGAAAGAGCAGGCTTCTCAGGTTGCACTAGCTCAGCGGCAGCTACTATCATCGCCTGATATGGAAACTGCGAGATTGGAACACGAGGAAAGAGGCAAGCTGCAAGTGCTAGTCAAAGCAGAGGAAAAATTCTACCGCCAGAAGTCCAGGGTTCAGTGGCATCACCTTGGAGATAGAGACACCTCCTTCTACCATAAATCAGTAATTGAGAGAGCCAGCAAAAACCACATTCACTATCTCCGGGATGCTGACGATCGTATGATTAATACGGCTGATGGTATTAAGGATCACGCTGCTGAGTACTTTAAAGATATACTTGGAACCACAGAGTTACAGCAGTCACCTGCAACACTGGATCATCTCCGAGACTTGATGCCCTTTAGATGCTCTGATGCTCAAAAGCTCGAGCTAACAAAGGATGTTACCAGCGAGGAGATCACCAAGACAGTCTTTGCTATGCCTCTTAGTAAGAGTCCGGGACCGGATGGCTACTCTGCTGAGTTCCTCAGGTCATCTTGGTCGGTAATGGGAAGTGATTTTGTGGCTGCGGTTCAGGAATTTTTCAGGAATGGGAGGCTTCTTAAGGACCTAAACAACACTGCCATTGTCCTAATTCCCAAGACAGCTCAGGCTTGCAAGCTAGGTGAATTCAGACCCATTAGTTGCTGCAACATTGCTTACAAGATCATAGCAAAGATTATTGCTAATCGTTTGAAGCCACTCCTTCAAGACTGCATTAGTCCTAATCAGTCTGCGTTCCTCAAAGGCCGAAGTTTAGGAGAAAATGTCCTGTTATCATCTGAGCTGATCAGGAACTATGAAAAAGCTTCTTGTGCAAAGAGCTCGATGCTTAAAGTTGATCTTCGGAAAGCATTCGACACTATCTGTTGGGAtttcttattaaaattattGGAGGCACAAGACTTCCCGCCTGTGTTTAGGGATTGGGTCAAAGAATGTATCACTTCCCCGAGGTTCTCAATGTCAATCAATGGAGAGCTGGCTGGTTTCTTTAAAGGAGAAAAAGGTCTTAGACAAGGGGACTGCATCTCTCCTTACCTGTTTATTATGGTAATGGAAGCTTTGTCCAAAATCCTTGAAAAATCTGCTGTAGAGGGCCGGATTAAGATGCACCCGAAGTGTGAGGACCCCTTAGTTACCCATCTGTTGTTCGCTGACGATCTGCTGGTCTTTTCTGATGGGTCTGCTGATTCCCTGGCTGCAATATCCTCGGTTATGGCGGAGTTTAAAACAATCTCAGGTTTGGAGATGAACCCTGCAAAATCAGAAATCTTCTTTGGTGGGTACAATGACACTGATGCAGCTGCCTTAAGTAATGTTGCTGGGTTCAAGCAAGGCATCTTCCCAACACGTTACCTTGGACTCCCTCTGAAGCCTGGCAGGCTTAATCTCGGTACCTTGCAGCCGCTCCTAGACAAAATCACTAGTAAGATGCACTCATGGACAGTGAAGTATCTCTCCTTTGCTGGCAAGATCAGGCTTGTGGCTTCAGTAATATATGGAATGGTAAACTTCTGGAGCGCTGTTTTTGTCTTGCCAAAAGCGTTCTATGCAAAGGTTGATTCATTATGCGCAGCTTTCCTATGGAAGAATGACACGACTTCTGCACGAGGATCTCGAGTTGCGTGGTCGGATATTTGTACTCCAAAATCTGAGGGAGGCCTAGGTCTTAGGCATTTGGAAGAGTTCGAGACTGTATTTCGTCTCAAGCGGGTATGGGCATATTTTTCTGAACCGGGATCTCTTTGGACGAGATGGTTGAAAAACCACATCTTCCACCGTAATGGCTTCTGGCAGATGACAGAATCTGCTCGCGTTTCTGCCACTATTAAAAGTATGTTGCAGCTCAGGCCAATGTTATCTGATTTAATGAGATGTATCGTTGGAAATGGGGAAGTGGCAAGCTTCTGGTTCGACTACTGGACGCAGTTGGGTCCATTGTTCTGCGTCGCAGGTGAAACTGGTCCAAGGAACTTGCGGATCAGGCAGAGTGCGTTTGTAAGGGATGCAGCAAATAATGGCTCATGGATTTTACCTGCTGCTAGGTCTGAGGCGATGCAAGCTATTCAAATAGCCATTACAGCAATTGACCCTCCGACAATCGTAAAAGGTCCCGATAGGTTTCTGTGGCGCAAGTCTGCAGACTCATTTGGTCCATCTTTCTCCTCCAAGGTCACTTGGCAATTCCTGCGAATGCCTTCTCCTACTGTGTTCTGGCACAAGGTAATATGGTTCAAGGAAAATATTCCTAGAAATACTTTCATGGCTTGGATGGCTCTACTGCGTCGGCTTCCCACTAAGGATAGACTTCGCAGATGGGGTATGAATGTGGCAGGTGAGTGTGTGATGTGCTCCTCTGCGTTGGAAACACACCACCATTTGTTTTTTGAGTGCAGCTactcctcttctctctggttGGGGTTTGCCTCGCAGATCTTGCCGAATCCACCATTGGATCTCCACGCTGCAGCTGCTTGGATAGTCTCCTCTTCCAATCGCATTAGCCGTAAGGAAGTAACTCTTCTTAAGCTCATTTTCCAGTCGATCATCTACCTTATTTGGAAAGAGAGGAATGCTCGAATCTTCACTTCTGTGTCATCTAGCTCAAGACAAACCCATCTGGCTGTGGAC of the Brassica rapa cultivar Chiifu-401-42 chromosome A03, CAAS_Brap_v3.01, whole genome shotgun sequence genome contains:
- the LOC117132596 gene encoding uncharacterized protein LOC117132596, yielding MVTCGVFILAQNLSLTVSFVYGFNQVEERQQLWDELASINTTTPASRFPWAVLGDFNQILRSDQNSQHLNGEVDTAGMDDFNLALQEAELFEAQSNGLTYSWWNNQEANPVSKKIDHALFNHHWAHSFPDSFCEFLEPEQSDHAPCLVKMPSQTRRAPKPFKFFHHTIDHPDFLDTEIKH